Proteins found in one Pocillopora verrucosa isolate sample1 chromosome 12, ASM3666991v2, whole genome shotgun sequence genomic segment:
- the LOC131786475 gene encoding uncharacterized protein, translated as MWLVLKDQGMSRGERAVKGNERGDQHEINLCRDYEQDFIGAEFDEEFWLRVHEKQNEGLSWNRAMDEVQVERLIQKYKDSGELDSEDPALSMLKKWPTSVYFKDDPEKLRGLEQLINRFLEILLESELNSGNRYRVFQDECDKTRKTLMHYAAELGFLHVTKTLVRKCPQMITMITENQRKPVKKRAMLPVELAIKGEKDDVAAFLIRVMSHESIQNLFSWTPSKMTDPKPSFFSFKAIIENPRMKETVVAVLNQMMSPHWPYLPQRQENYETEEEREAIEGVWNTISDDPLNYHFYYHILDGDEGGRPPKILDSDGYKQIENKHFNWKDKSCLHAIAKGNNKEALQHPVVRMLIKAKWKSYGHFFLSLQAVLYCIFLLCMSYSLLHASTKLDPTHYSGALDSLRGFCEVVTLLMVVFYICEEINQIRIEGRSYFSEWMTLFDWLGLLLILCIIPLRYMDHKAQWMVTSLAFLFNFMRILKFSCVSRSTGLYTQTLAKIILYDVTRSMAVFIVIFFSFCGALTLSLCYSGSNENQEFRGLGDVLLSGLRALSEQYPMAENYSTFNWLSVLLMMAYMGTVTVILLNILVAQMSTTYSQAKKVARLEYDADRILQLTRMERLPFLNLRIKYYKGGDWVSEMKLAQELLEFSEDRNPWESVEEKLNAIRDMMRKMVKQMRPRQE; from the exons ATGTGGCTAGTGTTAAAAGATCAAGGTATGAGTAGGGGAGAACGCGCTGTAAAAGGCAACGAACGAGGAGATCAGCATGAAATTAATCTCTGTCGTGACTACGAGCAAGACTTCATTGGAGCTGAATTTGACGAGGAGTTTTGGTTAAGG GTTCATGAAAAGCAGAACGAAGGGTTGTCATGGAACAGAGCTATGGATGAAGTTCAGGTTGAAAGACTGATTCAGAAATACAAGGATAGTGGTGAACTGGATAGTGAGGATCCAGCGCTCTCAATGTTGAAAAAGTGGCCTACATCCGTATACTTCAAAGATGATCCCGAGAAACTTCGTGGACTCGAGCAACTG ATAAATCGCTTTTTGGAGATTCTTTTAGAAAGTGAACTTAACTCAGGGAACAGATACAGAGTGTTTCAAGACGAATGTGACAAAACAAGAAAGACCTTGATGCACTACGCAGCAGAGCTTGGTTTTTTACATGTCACAAAAACACTTGTGAGGAAATGTCCCCAGATGATAACCATGATAACAGAAAATCAACGGAAACCTGTGAAGAAAAGAGCCATGTTGCCCGTGGAATTGGCAATAAAAGGAGAGAAGGACGACGTGGCGGCCTTTTTGATTAGAGTTATGTCACATGAGAG CATTCAAAACTTATTTTCCTGGACACCAAGCAAAATGACTGATCCAAAACCATCCTTCTTCAGTTTCAAGGCAATTATTGAGAACCCTAGGATGAAG GAAACAGTGGTGGCTGTACTAAACCAGATGATGAGCCCTCACTGGCCTTATCTTCCCCAACGACAAGAAAACTATGAAACTGAAGAAGAGAGGGAGGCAATTGAGGGAGTCTGGAATACAATTTCAGATGATCCATTAAACTATCATTTCTATTATCATATATTGGATGGAGATGAGGGAGGACGACCCCCAAAGATTTTGGATTCAGATGGGTACAAGCagatagaaaacaaacattttaattgGAAAGACAAGTCTTGTTTGCATGCCATTGCAAAGGGCAACAACAAA gaagCTTTGCAGCATCCTGTGGTCAGAATGTTGATTAAagcaaaatggaaaagttatggaCACTTTTTTCTAAG ccTTCAAGCAGTATTGTATTGCATCTTCTTGCTGTGCATGTCATATTCCCTGCTGCATGCCTCTACCAAACTGGACCCCACCCATTACAGCGGTGCACTGGACTCACTGCGTGGATTTTGCGAGGTTGTCACTCTACTTATGGTCGTGTTTTACATCTGTGaggaaataaatcaaataagaAT AGAGGGGCGTTCTTATTTCTCAGAGTGGATGACCTTGTTTGACTGGTTAGGCCTGCTGTTGATCCTGTGTATAATACCCTTACGGTACATGGATCATAAAGCACAGTGGATGGTGACATCTTTGGCCTTCTTGTTTAACTTCAtgagaatattaaaattttcatgtGTGTCAAG GTCTACAGGATTGTACACACAAACCTTGGCTAAGATCATTTTATATGACGTCACAAGATCCATGGCAGTTTTTATTGTgatctttttctccttctgtgGTGCCTTGACTTTATCACTTTGTTACTCCGGGTCCAATGAAAACCAAGAATTTCG TGGTCTTGGAGACGTTTTGTTGAGCGGACTTCGTGCGCTGTCTGAGCAGTATCCAATGGCGGAAAATTACTCAACTTTCAA ctgGCTGTCAGTTCTGTTGATGATGGCGTACATGGGAACAGTGACAGTGATTCTGCTAAACATCCTCGTTGCACAAATGAGTACGACCTACTCACAGGCCAAGAAAGTCGCTCGTCTGGAATATGATGCGGATCGGATTTTACAGCTCACGCGCATGGAGAGATTACCTTTTCTG AATTTACGCATAAAGTATTACAAGGGAGGAGACTGGGTCAGTGAAATGAAACTCGCGCAAG AGCTTCTTGAATTCAGTGAAGATCGTAATCCTTGGGAGTCGGTGGAAGAGAAGCTGAATGCGATCAG GGATATGATGAGAAAAATGGTCAAACAGATGAGGCCTCGACAAGAATAA
- the LOC131789429 gene encoding transient receptor potential cation channel subfamily V member 4-like, with product MDEVRVERLIQTYKNSGEMDSEDPALVILKQWPGSKKYIDSPEKLPGLEQMINRFLDILLGSELSLGNRYKAFRDEDDKSRKTLLHYATELGFLHVSKTLVRKCPLLLTMTTEAQVIPEKKRAMLPLELALVAEKDDVAEFLIRVMWHERVLSLFTWKPDDMTSPEPSFFSFKAIIENPKMKKTVVAVLDQMMNPHWPYLPKRQENYETEMEREAIEGVWNTVSDDPFNYHFYYHILDGDEGGRPPQIMTSDGHQQMENKYFNWEDKSCLHAIAKSNNKEALQHPVVRMLIKTKWKSYGHLFLSLQAALFCIFLLSMSYSLLHASTKLDPTHYSGALDSVRGFCEVVTLLVVVFYICEEINQIRIEGHSYFSEWMTLFDWLGLLLILCIVPLRYMDHKAQWMVTSLAFLFNFLRIFKFSCISRTTGLYTQTLAKIILHDVTRSMAVFIVIFFSFCGALTLSLCYSGTSENLELRGFGDVLMSGFRVLSEQYPMAQNYSPFNWLSVLLMMAYMGTVTVILLNILVAQMSTTYTQAKKVARLEYDVDRILQLTRMERFPFLNLRVKFYKEGDWISEMKLAKGR from the exons ATGGATGAAGTTCGCGTTGAAAGACTGATTCAGACGTACAAGAATAGTGGAGAAATGGACAGTGAGGACCCAGCACTTGTGATTTTAAAACAGTGGCCAGGATCGAAAAAGTACATAGATAGTCCCGAAAAACTTCCAGGACTTGAACAAATG ataaatcGATTCTTGGATATTCTTTTGGGAAGTGAGCTAAGCCTAGGAAACAGATACAAGGCGTTCCGAGACGAAGATGACAAATCAAGGAAAACATTACTACATTATGCTACAGAACTTGGCTTTCTACATGTCTCCAAAACGCTCGTAAGGAAATGTCCTTTGCTGCTTACCATGACGACAGAAGCTCAAGTTATACCTGAGAAAAAGAGAGCCATGTTACCCCTGGAATTGGCTCTAGTGGCAGAGAAAGACGATGTGGCAGAGTTTTTGATTAGAGTTATGTGGCATGAAAG AGTCCTAAGCTTATTTACTTGGAAACCAGATGATATGACAAGTCCTGAGCCATCCTTCTTCAGTTTCAAGGCAATTATTGAGAATCCTAAAATGAAG AAAACAGTAGTAGCTGTATTAGACCAGATGATGAATCCTCATTGGCCATATCTTCCAAAACGCCAAGAAAACTATGAAACTGAAATGGAAAGGGAAGCAATTGAAGGAGTCTGGAATACAGTTTCAGATGATCCATTTAACTATCATTTTTACTATCATATTTTGGATGGAGATGAGGGAGGACGACCCCCACAGATTATGACTTCAGATGGACACCAGCAGATGGAAAACAAGTATTTTAACTGGGAAGACAAGTCTTGTTTACATGCCATAGCAAAGAGCAACAACAAA gaaGCTTTGCAGCATCCTGTGGTTAgaatgttgattaaaacaaaatggaaaagttatggaCACTTGTTTCTCAG cCTTCAAGCAGCATTGTTTTGCATCTTCTTGCTGTCCATGTCATATTCTCTGCTGCATGCCTCTACCAAACTGGACCCCACCCATTACAGTGGTGCGCTGGACTCAGTGCGTGGATTTTGTGAGGTTGTCACTCTACTCGTGGTTGTGTTTTACATCTGTGAGGAAATAAATCAGATAAGAAT AGAGGGGCATTCTTATTTCTCAGAGTGGATGACCTTGTTTGACTGGTTAGGCCTGCTGTTGATATTGTGTATAGTACCCTTACGATATATGGATCATAAAGCACAGTGGATGGTGACATCTCTGGCCTTCTTGTTCAACTTCCTGAGgatcttcaaattttcatgcATATCAAG GACTACGGGATTATACACGCAAACCTTGGCAAAGATCATTTTACACGACGTCACAAGATCCATGGCAGTTTTTATTGTgatctttttctccttctgtgGTGCCTTGACTTTATCACTTTGTTACTCCGGAACTAGTGAGAACCTAGAACTTCG TGGTTTTGGAGACGTCTTGATGAGCGGGTTTCGAGTGCTATCCGAGCAGTATCCAATGGCGCAAAATTACTCACCTTTCAA CTGGCTGTCAGTTCTTCTAATGATGGCGTATATGGGAACAGTGACTGTGATTCTGCTCAACATTCTTGTTGCTCAGATGAGTACGACCTACACACAGGCTAAGAAAGTCGCTCGTCTGGAATATGATGTGGATCGTATTTTACAGCTCACGCGCATGGAGAGATTTCCTTTCCTT AATTTACGTGTGAAGTTTTACAAAGAAGGAGACTGGATTAGTGAGATGAAACTTGCAAAAGGTcggtaa